The genomic DNA CGCAGCGGAAGCGCGCCGTCCGCTGCGCCGCCGGCACGCCGCGGAGGGCAGCCAGCAGCTTGGCCACGTTCTTCGCCGCATCCTGCTCGGGCCCCGCGTAGCGGGCCGCGTGGTGGCCGGGCGCGCCGCCCAGGGCGTCCACTTCGAGCCCCGTGTCGTCGGCCAGCGCGGGCAGCCCGAGCGCGAGCGCCACCGTGCGCGCCTTCTTGATCGCGTTCGCTGCCAGGGTGTCGCCGTCCTCCACGACGTCGGGCAGCGGCACGCCCGGCGTGACCAGCGTGAGCGGCAGGCCCAGCGCCTGGATGATCGCCGCGATCTCCTCCCGCTTGTGCGGGTTGCCGCTGGCGAGGACGACCCTCACAGGCCCAGCGCCTTGCGCTGCAGCGCCGTGAACTCCGCGCAGCCCTTGGCGCCGAGCGCGAGCAGCTGATCGAGCTCCTCGCGGCTGAAGGTGCCGCCCTC from bacterium includes the following:
- the rdgB gene encoding RdgB/HAM1 family non-canonical purine NTP pyrophosphatase: MRVVLASGNPHKREEIAAIIQALGLPLTLVTPGVPLPDVVEDGDTLAANAIKKARTVALALGLPALADDTGLEVDALGGAPGHHAARYAGPEQDAAKNVAKLLAALRGVPAAQRTARFRCVMALVVDPRGEPLLGEGIVEGRIAEAPAGGGGFGYDPVFWLPESSCTLAALPQAEKNALSHRYRALADLGRRLPR